One Deltaproteobacteria bacterium genomic window, CGACCTCATCGATCCGGTGGCTGTTTTTCTGGGCGGGGTGGCATGCTTTTTTTTGGGCTCACTGGGCTGCGTTGTATCCGAGAGCATCACCCATCTGCTCATCGGCCGTGGGATCCAGGGCCTGGGCGGGGCCATGCTCGGGGCATCCTTCGGGGCCATTGTCCTGCGGATGATGCCCAGGGAAAAGACCGGCGGGATCATCGGCCTCATGACCATGGTCATGAGCCTGGGGAGCATCGTTGGCCCGCCCCTGGGCGGGTTCCTGGCCCAGCATCTGTCCTGGCACTGGGTCTTTGCCATCAATCTGCCCATCTGCCTGCTGGCCGCCCTGCCCCTGGTGCTCATTCTCCGAACAAAAGGCGGAAAAGGGGATCGTCCGGCCGTGTCCTTCAGGAGTCTGAATCCGATCGGGGCGGTTCTGAGTATGGTCTGTTCGCCTCTCTGCCGTTGACTTTCAGCCAAGCCGGAAGGGACGGCTGGACCGCCGGACCGGTCCGTCTGCTGGCCGGAGTGTTCGTCCTGGCCGCAATCCTGTTCGTCCTGCAGCAGCAAAGGACCAGCTCGCCCCTCATTCGAATGTCCGTCCTTGCCGACCGTCGCGTGGGGCTCATCGTTGGAATCAAGGTCCTCGGGCTCATGGCCCTGAACGCGGTCATGCTCATCTATCCCTTTTTCATGGTCCACCGCCTCGGCCTGAGCGTGTCCGGAACCGGACTGATGATGCTGGCCTGCGCCGTGAGTATGGCCCTGCTGACACCCGTGAGCGGCAAGATGACCGACCGTTTCGGGTCGACCCGGGTCCTGGGCGGCGGGGGATTCGCTCTTCTGGTCACGGCCGCCATCACCCTGGCCTGGGCTCCTGCCGCAGG contains:
- a CDS encoding MFS transporter; its protein translation is MSLRTEIRQRLLTASMALALFVMGLDAGVVNVILPELQSVFETTVSRAMMLATVYMTVMAAFQLTFGRLADLIDPVAVFLGGVACFFLGSLGCVVSESITHLLIGRGIQGLGGAMLGASFGAIVLRMMPREKTGGIIGLMTMVMSLGSIVGPPLGGFLAQHLSWHWVFAINLPICLLAALPLVLILRTKGGKGDRPAVSFRSLNPIGAVLSMVCSPLCR
- a CDS encoding MFS transporter, with the translated sequence MLFFGLTGLRCIREHHPSAHRPWDPGPGRGHARGILRGHCPADDAQGKDRRDHRPHDHGHEPGEHRWPAPGRVPGPASVLALGLCHQSAHLPAGRPAPGAHSPNKRRKRGSSGRVLQESESDRGGSEYGLFASLPLTFSQAGRDGWTAGPVRLLAGVFVLAAILFVLQQQRTSSPLIRMSVLADRRVGLIVGIKVLGLMALNAVMLIYPFFMVHRLGLSVSGTGLMMLACAVSMALLTPVSGKMTDRFGSTRVLGGGGFALLVTAAITLAWAPAAGQAATFVSLALYGVSFAGLTIASTVYLLKLAPKGEEGVFSALNSLLMPVSGSLGLAVFSYVYSVRAVGPTPTEASLAGFRASMIGIMVCAVLLVAVVRLMKSKGRKQTGNASAEVIGQEGKHA